From one Lotus japonicus ecotype B-129 chromosome 3, LjGifu_v1.2 genomic stretch:
- the LOC130746335 gene encoding NAC domain-containing protein 43 has product MPENNMSISVNGQSQVPPGFRFHPTEEELLQYYLRKKVSYEKIDLDVIRDVDLNKLEPWDIQEKCKIGTTPQNDWYFFSHKDKKYPTGTRTNRATAAGFWKATGRDKVIYSNGKRIGMRKTLVFYKGRAPHGQKSDWIMHEYRLDDNNTSNETNIVANVIGDGSQEEGWVVCRIFKKKNHLKTLDSPLASSISGEGGRRSHLFDACDEGALEQILQQMGRGSSCKEENNYDQANYNNYGRFVRPFDNNGGGGGGGYHDNRFLKLPSLESPKSASMDTNDNNDNNNNGYHPVIPVEMATENNEGSFTIHHPLEASPSSMVVTSGGLTNWAALDRLVASQLNGQPCFNDPTMVFCTGSDHHDLQLPTLRSSSSSSSTSSHAARAGPVPAAAYMTPAQDHHYTTTSEIDLWNFARSTSSEPLCHVSNTSV; this is encoded by the exons ATGCCGGAAAACAATATGAGTATTTCTGTGAATGGACAATCTCAAGTCCCTCCTGGCTTCAGGTTTCACCCAACAGAAGAGGAGCTTCTGCAGTACTACTTGAGAAAGAAGGTCTCTTATGagaagattgaccttgatgtcATTCGTGATGTTGATCTCAACAAGCTTGAGCCATGGGACATACAAG AGAAATGCAAAATAGGAACCACTCCACAAAATGACTGGTACTTCTTCAGCCACAAAGACAAGAAGTATCCGACCGGAACACGCACCAATCGCGCCACCGCTGCAGGGTTCTGGAAGGCCACTGGCCGTGACAAGGTGATTTACAGCAACGGCAAGAGGATTGGAATGAGGAAGACTCTGGTTTTCTACAAAGGCCGAGCTCCTCATGGCCAAAAATCTGACTGGATCATGCATGAATACAGACTAGACGACAACAACACCAGCAACGAGACCAATATT GTGGCTAATGTGATTGGAGATGGTAGCCAGGAAGAAGGATGGGTGGTGTGCAGGATattcaagaagaagaaccatCTGAAAACCCTAGACAGCCCCTTGGCCTCCTCCATCTCCGGCGAAGGCGGAAGAAGAAGCCACTTGTTTGACGCTTGTGATGAGGGAGCTCTGGAGCAAATACTTCAGCAAATGGGAAGGGGATCATCATGCAAGGAAGAGAACAACTACGATCAAGCCAACTACAATAACTACGGAAGGTTTGTGAGGCCTTTCGACAACAAtggcggtggtggaggtggcggcTACCATGACAACAGGTTCTTGAAACTCCCAAGCTTGGAGAGTCCAAAATCCGCAAGCATGGACACCAATGacaacaatgataacaacaatAACGGGTACCATCCGGTTATTCCGGTGGAGATGGCAACAGAGAATAATGAAGGGTCATTCACAATCCACCATCCATTGGAGGCATCACCATCATCAATGGTGGTAACATCAGGAGGTCTAACCAACTGGGCAGCGTTGGATAGGCTTGTTGCTTCTCAGCTGAATGGCCAGCCATGCTTCAATGATCCCACCATGGTGTTCTGCACTGGCAGTGACCACCATGATCTGCAACTCCCCACTCTccgatcatcatcatcatcttcatcaacatCATCACATGCTGCCAGGGCTGGTCCTGTTCCTGCAGCTGCATACATGACTCCTGCACAGGATCATCACTACACCACCACCAGCGAGATTGACCTGTGGAACTTTGCTCGTTCCACTTCCTCTGAGCCGCTCTGCCACGTGTCCAACACGTCAGTGTAG